The following DNA comes from Sulfuricurvum sp..
ATGCACACCCATAATGATTTTGGTCTTGCTAATGCTAACGCACTCAGTGGAATCGATGCAGGGGCGATTAGTATGAATACCACTGTCATAGGATTGGGAGAACGGGCTGGAAATGCGTCGTTTGAGCAGATATTGATGGCACTAAAACATCTCTATGGTGAACCACGTATCATCAACCCTCTCACTATCCGCAGTTTGGTTCATACGGTAGCGAGTGCGGCAAATATGTCCCTCTCCTCCAATGCCCCTGTCGTGGGTGAGCGAATATTCGCCCACGAGAGCGGCATACACGCGAGCGGAATGATGAAAGATTCTCATGCCTATGAGCCATACGAAGCATCTGAAGTGGGGTTAGAGAGCTCATTCCCTATCGGTAAACACTCAGGAAGTGCGACGATACGGTACCATCTCTCCCGTATGGGAATTAGTGCTGATAATACAATTTTGTCGGATTTGTTGCCAAAAATACGTGAAATCGTCACTTCCCGTAAACGGGTTTTGGACTCAATAGAACTCAAATCTCTCTATCAGGAAGCATTATGTTTATAGGGTGGCTCAAGTTCGGTGATGTAGCGGATTTAACAAAAATAGCTGAAGATGTCGGCTGGCTTCTTGATGGATACCATGTCAAACTAATGATGATGCACTCACCCCATCTGTGTTATGGCGCGTATGAGGATGGAGAATTAGTAGGTGCGGTGATGGCGGCTGAGTTCGAAACATCGGCTATGATTAAATATTTTATGGTGAAACCTACTCATCAAAAGCAAGGAATCGGTAAACGTCTTTTTGCTACGTTATTTGGTGTACTCAAAGAAGAACATCCCTCCCTCTATCTCCATGCTAATCCGGCATTAGAATCTTTTTTCCAAGGATATGGATTTACAAGCATCATGGAAGTAGGACGATATCTCAACGTCGGTAAAGTTCCGCCGTTTAGTTTTACCAATGCTCAAGCCAAAGAGCTTGACAGTGGAAATTTTGATGCAACCATCCGTAAAATTGATTATGAGACATTCGGTGAAGATCGTATGGAGTTTATGATGGATGAGATGGAGAGAAACAGCTCGCTCAAATTTGCCCTCCCCAATGGGTTTCAACACTCCAGTGTTATTAATTCTCGTGGTGTCTATTTAGGACCTTGGCAATGCCGCGAGGGTTTTGAAGAAGAATCAGAGAAGATGATGCAAGGGGTATTGTATTTCAGAGGTCTCAAAAAAGTGCTTGCCGATATCCCTATGGATAATAAAAATGCGGTAGCATTGTTTGAAAAATACCATTTTCAACAAAAAGGTATTTTTATCCATATGTGCTACGGTGAACCACGAAATATCAAGTTTGAGAATATCTATGCATTTTCATTGTGAATACTATATGCA
Coding sequences within:
- a CDS encoding GNAT family N-acetyltransferase, whose product is MFIGWLKFGDVADLTKIAEDVGWLLDGYHVKLMMMHSPHLCYGAYEDGELVGAVMAAEFETSAMIKYFMVKPTHQKQGIGKRLFATLFGVLKEEHPSLYLHANPALESFFQGYGFTSIMEVGRYLNVGKVPPFSFTNAQAKELDSGNFDATIRKIDYETFGEDRMEFMMDEMERNSSLKFALPNGFQHSSVINSRGVYLGPWQCREGFEEESEKMMQGVLYFRGLKKVLADIPMDNKNAVALFEKYHFQQKGIFIHMCYGEPRNIKFENIYAFSL